The Vibrio toranzoniae sequence GGTCACTCATGGGTGATGGCTGAACCCAAAGAGAGTGAGCTCGAAAAGAGCGACCCATTAGCGGCGACTTTTGCCTTGGCGGGCGCAACCAGAGAAAAGTGCGGCACGGAATTGGCCTTGGTGACTGGCAAATTAGAGGGCAATACATTCAGTATTGCGCTATCGAGCGAAGCAGGTGAGTGGGGACAAGTGCTCGAGTTCTACCGCCAATACAACCGCGAAGATGCACGCACCATTATCAAAACCGTGGCCGCAGATATGCTGAGAAGACACTTAGATAGCAAGCCTATGTTTGGTGACTATTCTTCACTAAAACGCGTGAAGGATATGTTTATCCCTTCGGCGATCATCAAGTAAGCAGCTCTTGTAGCCAACTAAGTTCTTTTGAACCAACATTAAGACAGAACAAATAAAAAGGCCCCACATCCATATGGTTGTGGGGCCTTTTGTTTATCTAGCCTTCTAGATAAGTCAACAGGTGGCGAATAGCTTTGTAGCTAGCATTTAAACTGAGTAAGTGATTACAAACCGCTTGTCATGTGTAGGCTGTAGAACAAACCACGGCCAATTAATTCTGAAGCTAAGAACAGTACCAATGCTAGGCCTAGGTTTACTGGGTTCACTTTTGCTTTGTTGAGCATAGGTAGAATCCAAATCAGTAAGCTTGCCATCAGCAATGCAACTTGAAGAATCACATAGCTGCCTAAACCGTCAACCAACTCAGATGCTTTTGTTGCTGAAGTTTGGATGTCACCGATTAGGTTCAGTTTGCCTACTGTCACAAGTAAGCTTATCGCAACAGCAATTACAGCCAGCATGGTAATGTTACGGTCAACCGTAAAGCGACTGTCGTTGGCGAACACAATCACGAACTGAGACAGCAGCAAGCCACCCACAACCATCGTCATGATGAAGCTCAGTGGTGTGTAGATGTTGTCCCAAGTCGGTACAGTGTTGATCATGTAGACGTTGATCATCGCGTACATGAAGATAACACCCAACACCATAGCGCCAACCATCAGTGCTTTTTGGATAGCCACGCTACCTTTCTTAACTACAGATAGTAGCCATTGCAGGCCACCTACTGCGAAGAATGCCGCACCGAAGAACACTTCGTTAGACAACCAAGCCGAGCCTAGTTGGTTAAAGGCATTAAACGCGCGCAGTGGAGAGCCCAGGTGCGTTGTCGAGAACATAAAACCAAGGCCCATTAATGCCCACAGAATGAACATTGGAACCTTGTAGCTGTTTAGTTTCTCTTCGTCATGACCAAGTACCAGTGCACGTGCGCCAATAAGTAAGTAACCACCCACGGCTGTTTGAGCCAGTACCGTAAAGAAGATCAAAGACCACTCATGAAAAATCATCTTACACCTCCTTCGGGTTTGCTAGGTGACCACTGGTATCGCCAGTCGGCTTCGCGTTTTTGTTCAGCTTAATCACGATGTTCGGTAGCGTTTCTGTTGAAGATGGCAGTGGCGCCACATCTGCACCAGAACCGTACTTCTCACGAAGTGTATTGATTTCACCAAACTCCAATGCACGAAGTGGGCAAGATTCAACACAGATAGGCTGTTTTCCTTCAGAAACACGTTGGTAGCAACCATCGCATTTGGTCATGTGACCTTTCTTCGCATTGTATTGTGGTGCGCCGTAAGGACACGCATTGCTACAGTGCTGACAACCAATACACACACTCTCGTCAACCACAACCAAGCCGTCTTCATCACGTTTGTGCATTGCGCCCGAAGGACACACTTTCACACACGCAGGGTTGGTACAGTGGTTACAAGCGATAGATAGGTAGTAAGAAAAAACATCTTTCTGAACCCAGGTATCACCATCTTGAGTGAAACCACCACCTGCGTATTCGTATACGCGACGGTAGTTCGTTTTGATGTCTAGATCGTTATAATCTTTACAAGCAAGCTGACAGGTTTTACAACCCGTGCATTTACTTGAATCAATGTAAAAGCCGTATTGTTTCATTCCAACCTACCTTATGCTTTCTTTAGCGCTTTGATTTGAACTAGGTTTGTATGCTGAGGGTTACCCTTAGCAAGTGGGCTCGGGCGCTGAGTAGTCAGCACGTTGATAGAGCCTGCATGGTCGATCTTCTGACCATCGGGTGCGTACCATGCACCTTCGCCTAGTGCGACAACTCGAGGAAGAATCCTTGGTGTCACTTTCGCTGGAATATGTACTTCGCCACGGTCGTTGAAAATACTCACCATGTCGCCGCTTTCAATACCACGCTCTTTCGCATCGATTGGGTTGATCCACAACTCTTGCGGTGCTGCAGCTTTGATCTCTGCAACGTTGCCGTAAGTTGAGTGAGTACGAGCCTTATAGTGGAAACCAGTTAGCTGTAGTGGGTACTTCTCTGCTAGTGGATCGTTATGACCTTCAAAAGAGTCCGCGTAAATCGGAAGCGGGTGGATCACTTCGTCTTCTTTTAGCTTCCAAGTCTTCGCGATATCAGCCAGTTGCTCTGAGTAAATCTCGATTTTTCCACTTGGTGTAGTAAGCGGATTTGCTTCAGGGTCTTTACGGAAATCTTCGTAAGCGATGTAGTGGTGGTCGTAGCTACGCTTGTAGATACCCAGCTCTTTCATCTCTTCGAAGGTTGGT is a genomic window containing:
- a CDS encoding DMSO/selenate family reductase complex B subunit, which produces MKQYGFYIDSSKCTGCKTCQLACKDYNDLDIKTNYRRVYEYAGGGFTQDGDTWVQKDVFSYYLSIACNHCTNPACVKVCPSGAMHKRDEDGLVVVDESVCIGCQHCSNACPYGAPQYNAKKGHMTKCDGCYQRVSEGKQPICVESCPLRALEFGEINTLREKYGSGADVAPLPSSTETLPNIVIKLNKNAKPTGDTSGHLANPKEV
- a CDS encoding dimethyl sulfoxide reductase anchor subunit family protein, with the protein product MIFHEWSLIFFTVLAQTAVGGYLLIGARALVLGHDEEKLNSYKVPMFILWALMGLGFMFSTTHLGSPLRAFNAFNQLGSAWLSNEVFFGAAFFAVGGLQWLLSVVKKGSVAIQKALMVGAMVLGVIFMYAMINVYMINTVPTWDNIYTPLSFIMTMVVGGLLLSQFVIVFANDSRFTVDRNITMLAVIAVAISLLVTVGKLNLIGDIQTSATKASELVDGLGSYVILQVALLMASLLIWILPMLNKAKVNPVNLGLALVLFLASELIGRGLFYSLHMTSGL